The genomic region GGAAACGTTCATTACCGAATCTGATAATAAGGTTAACGACATAAGTATGAAGATGAGGCTCATTCAGGAACATATCTTTCAAGTTCTTAAACTCGAAACCAGAGCTCTTCAAAATAGTCTGGATTCCCTCAACCCGCTCTCTGTTCTCGGAAGGGGATATTCGATTGTAAGTTCTGAAGTTAGCGGAGAGATAATATCGAGTTTTAAACAAGTAAAGGTAAATGACGACATACGCATCAAGGTTCACGAAGGAACGCTGAGGGGAGTGATAAAGGAGGTATCGAATGGGCTCTAAAGAAAAGAAAGGCAAAACTTCATTCGAACAGGCAATGAAAAGAATGTCCGAAATAGTGAAAGAGCTTGAGGACGGGAAGATGAAATTGGAAGACACTCTTGAACTGTTCGAGGAAGGTGTGAAGTTGTCCAAGATCTGCCGCGAATTCCTCGAAAATGCCGCCAAGAAGGTAGAGGAAATAAAATCAGAGGACAAAGAGGCAGCGCCGGAAGAGTGATTTACGGAATCATAGCTAACACAGGGAAGAGTGAACTTTTCGAGATGCTTCCCGATCTGATTTCCTGGCTGGAAAAGCACGATAACAGCGTCATTCTCGAAACCGATATAATCTCGACGGCAAAGAATGAATTGAAGGGTATCGAGAGCGCTGATCGCGATTCGATAGCGTCAAAGTGCGATATTATTCTCGCGCTCGGCGGCGATGGAACGATTCTAGCTGCTTCGCGAGCCGTGGGCAGCAGCGGAGTCCCGATAGCGGGGATAAATCTCGGCGGACTGGGATTTCTGGCTGAGGTGGCGGTAGAGGAGATATACGAAAGACTCGAATTGATTCAAAAGGGTGAGTATCTGGTAGAGGAACGAATGGTGCTTGAGGCAGTCGTGGACGACGATAAGGGGACTCATTTCAGGGCGCTTAACGACGTAGTTATCGAAAGAAGATTCTCATCGAGGATGATGAGTATTTCGGTCAGAGTGGACGGATCCTTTTTTAATGACTACACCGCCGACGGAATTATTATCGCCACACCCACAGGTTCTACGGCATATTCTCTTTCGGCGGGTGGACCCATAATCGTTCCGCCGCTTCAGGCTATGGTAGTGACGCCGATATCGCCGCACAGTCTTTCGCAGAGAGCGGTAGTCCTCAAACCGGATTCAAGTATAGAGATCAGTTTCAAAAATGTTCCGGAGGAGATGCTGCTCTCCATGGACGGACAGACGAGCGTCAAGATCAGGAAGGATCAAAGCGTGACGGTTGTCAGAGCGGAAAACAATATCAAGTTGATCAAATGGAAAGATAAATCATATTTTGACACTCTGAGGGCAAAATTAAACTGGGGCGTCGGAAGCAGATCGTAGAGAACAGAGGAATTTGACCTGATGTACCTGCAGTTCTGGAACCTGAAGAGCAAGCCGTTCGAGAACACTCCCGATCCCGAATATTTTTATAACTCGGAAGAGCACAAAGAATGTTACGAAAGAATGATCTATGCGGTTACGGAGAACAAGGGCGGCGCTCTTTTGACCGGAGAATACGGATGCGGTAAAACCACTCTGCTGCGGATAATAGCGAATGACGTTAAAAGCGACGACAGGGAAGTGGTGATAGTCAATAACCCGCAGTTCAATCCTAAGGAGCTGTTGCAGGAAATACTCTATCAGTTGGGGGAAGAACTTGTTCAGAAACCGCGTGTGGAACTCTCAAAAATGATCGAAGAAATTTTGTACAGAAAATTTCAGTTGAGTAAAGATGTTTTGATCATGATCGACGAAGCGCAATTGATGAAGGATGCCTCCGTGTTTGAGGAATTGAGACTCCTATTGAACCATCAGCTCAACGACAAATTTCTCGTGACGATCGTACTTGTCGGTCAACCGGAATTAAGAGAAATGATCTCCTCCATGCCGCAATTCGAGCAGAGACTCGGAGTAAAATATCACCTGCATGCATTCAACCTCGAAGATACGCACAAGTACATTCATCACCGGCTTAAAATCGCGGGGGCATCACCGAATATCGTCAACGACGATGCGATTTCCGCCGTATTCAACGCTTCTTACGGCGTTCCGAGGAGAATAAACAGCATCTGTGATCTGGCGCTGATGACCGGAGCGAGAAGGGAATTGAAATTGATAGATTCCGCTCTTATCAACATGGTGATCTGATATCAGGGAAGATAAGTATTGGCTCCGGAATTGTTGATTTTGACTTTTATCTGCTCTAATTTGGAGTAATGGAGCTTACATGATACGTTCTATAGATCTATTCCGGTCTTCGAGTCGCCCTAAGGTAACACAGGTTAATAACGATGAATCAGCAGCCGAGAAGAGCTGTATATTGGTGGTCGCCGCCTCGTCACAAATTCACAGCACCTTAGAGCAGGCTCTGGAGAGTCTCGGAATGGAGCTCGTAATTCTCGGATCCGGTGAAGCGGCGAGTGAATTTCTTCTTAAGAATACAGCATCGGTGGTAATCGCGGAAATTAATCTGCCGATGATGAACGGATTGACACTGGCACGGAAGATAAAAGAAAACCGATCGCTTCAAAACACTCCGATTCTTCTCGTGAGCGATTCCGCAGAAGGACCCGATAAAGTTTTGGGTATGGAGACAGGAGCGGACGATTATATCACGCTGCCGATCAACCCTGCGGAGCTGCGGAGCAGGGTAATGTCTTTGCTTTCAAGGACGCCGAACGAACCGGCGGACGATTCGTCTGCCTCAGACCGGATCGAGACAGAAGTAGATTCCGGAGCCGGCGCAGTGGCTATTCCCGTAGATGAAATAGGTCTGGAAACGGCCGATGAACCTGAACCTCAACCGGTCGAGGGGCTTTCTGCGTCGGACGAGACCGCCGCAGCAGAATCAGAGCCTGATCCGACTCATGAACCGGTCGGAGCAGCTGGGACTTCAACAGGAGTGGTTGATGTTCCCGAATCCGGCATGGGTGATGATGCTGTTAACCCTCTCAAGGTCCCAGCCGGGAATGCGGTCACTCCCGAGAGCGACGTCGTTCAAGAGGAAGTCGAACAGCCGCCGGCTGAAACGAGCGAGGAACCCGGGGTTGCGGATCAGGTCGAAGAGACGGATCAGGAGATGGACAGTCTTGATGCGGGATCAATGTTGGACGATATATTCGGCGGCTCCGGAGAGTTGACAAAACCGTCCCCGACGTCAGTCCCTGCCGATCCGGCGGCAGCTGCTCAGGAATCAGTTCCTGTAGAAATTGACCGGCAGGGAGTTGTCGATTCTCCTTCCGAAGCGGTCAGCCAGGTACCTTCACCGGTGGAGACAGCGCCTCAAATCCAGCAGGAACAAATTACGGAGGCTCCCGTTCAACCTCCTCAACCGCCCGTACCGGTTGAACAAAATATCGAAAAGAGTACGATTATACCCGCTGACCAACAGGCAGCGCCTTCCGCTGAACTGCCTGATTCACCGGTTCCCCCGGGGGGAGTCGGTGAAGTTTCACAACCTCAACCTCAAGCGGAGGTTTTACCCGAATACGACTTTAATGAGGAAGTAGACCACAAGGAAGTATATTCAACGGCTTTATCTGATCTGAGGGAGTTCGAGAGTGCCGTTGTGAGCGGCGCCGAATATGATTTTAATTCTCTTATACGGGGCGCAAGACGGATAGTTTCTTCCGTCAATCAGTCGAATTACCTTCAGATACGCGCCATGGGCAGAAGAGAGGGTAACGATTTTCCCGTTCACTCGCTCAACGTCGGTATCTATTCCGTGAAACTCTCCACCGGATTAAAGTATGAGAATAAACTCATGGTTGAATTAGCTCTATCGGCTCTTTTACACGACGTGG from Candidatus Neomarinimicrobiota bacterium harbors:
- the xseB gene encoding exodeoxyribonuclease VII small subunit; amino-acid sequence: MGSKEKKGKTSFEQAMKRMSEIVKELEDGKMKLEDTLELFEEGVKLSKICREFLENAAKKVEEIKSEDKEAAPEE
- a CDS encoding NAD(+)/NADH kinase, whose product is MIYGIIANTGKSELFEMLPDLISWLEKHDNSVILETDIISTAKNELKGIESADRDSIASKCDIILALGGDGTILAASRAVGSSGVPIAGINLGGLGFLAEVAVEEIYERLELIQKGEYLVEERMVLEAVVDDDKGTHFRALNDVVIERRFSSRMMSISVRVDGSFFNDYTADGIIIATPTGSTAYSLSAGGPIIVPPLQAMVVTPISPHSLSQRAVVLKPDSSIEISFKNVPEEMLLSMDGQTSVKIRKDQSVTVVRAENNIKLIKWKDKSYFDTLRAKLNWGVGSRS
- a CDS encoding AAA family ATPase; translated protein: MYLQFWNLKSKPFENTPDPEYFYNSEEHKECYERMIYAVTENKGGALLTGEYGCGKTTLLRIIANDVKSDDREVVIVNNPQFNPKELLQEILYQLGEELVQKPRVELSKMIEEILYRKFQLSKDVLIMIDEAQLMKDASVFEELRLLLNHQLNDKFLVTIVLVGQPELREMISSMPQFEQRLGVKYHLHAFNLEDTHKYIHHRLKIAGASPNIVNDDAISAVFNASYGVPRRINSICDLALMTGARRELKLIDSALINMVI
- a CDS encoding response regulator, with amino-acid sequence MIRSIDLFRSSSRPKVTQVNNDESAAEKSCILVVAASSQIHSTLEQALESLGMELVILGSGEAASEFLLKNTASVVIAEINLPMMNGLTLARKIKENRSLQNTPILLVSDSAEGPDKVLGMETGADDYITLPINPAELRSRVMSLLSRTPNEPADDSSASDRIETEVDSGAGAVAIPVDEIGLETADEPEPQPVEGLSASDETAAAESEPDPTHEPVGAAGTSTGVVDVPESGMGDDAVNPLKVPAGNAVTPESDVVQEEVEQPPAETSEEPGVADQVEETDQEMDSLDAGSMLDDIFGGSGELTKPSPTSVPADPAAAAQESVPVEIDRQGVVDSPSEAVSQVPSPVETAPQIQQEQITEAPVQPPQPPVPVEQNIEKSTIIPADQQAAPSAELPDSPVPPGGVGEVSQPQPQAEVLPEYDFNEEVDHKEVYSTALSDLREFESAVVSGAEYDFNSLIRGARRIVSSVNQSNYLQIRAMGRREGNDFPVHSLNVGIYSVKLSTGLKYENKLMVELALSALLHDVGMLFISDEIRKAQRKLSDEEMDTLKNHPIKGSEYLANAILTRPELAQFGFLPTVALQEHERMNGAGYPNAVAGDEIHDYAKIVAIIDMYEAVSHPSSYRSEYLAYEALQKVVALKDSHFDVKFLRALVREISVFPIDSIVRLNNGDIGKVIGLDPSHPMRPKLDLLCNADGVPYDEGKEIELAKSPFLYVETPVSEEEFEKLFKN